The sequence below is a genomic window from Dermochelys coriacea isolate rDerCor1 chromosome 17, rDerCor1.pri.v4, whole genome shotgun sequence.
AAAAGTCATTTGCACACATGCGCAAAACCTGATTTCCATCTGAACTGATTGTTAACCCCTTGTGTGCTGGCATGTTGTACACAGTCACCCTAGGAGagcagtttaagaaaaaaaaaaagtcagtggaaCACACAAGCGTACAAGATTGTGAATTTCTGGATACTTACACTCGGGGCCACTTTTGCACTACTATGCTATCTCCTCACTGCCACAAATACTAGATAGCCTTGTATCCTTCAGCTCACTTGAAAGGGCAAAAAGCATAATGGGGATATATGAGTAATAATGGGCTAGAATGCAACAAGTATGTGAAAGTAGCAGCCACAAGCCTCAGTGAGGGTTGGGCCcctattgtgctagacactgtacaactTGGCAAATTTAAACACTTACAATCTGAAGGTTTATAGGTCTGAAATTTATATTCAGATGCATCAAGATCTAATTAGCAATGAATTTGTTTGTTTCCTGTGATCTAGCCAATGGTTGCAAAAACAGCTTAGCAAAGTATTTTCATAAACGTTTGTATGGTTCTAAATTAACTCAAGCCCTTCTTTTCTAGTGGTTGAAATGCAGTGTGGGAAATACTGATTGTCCTTTACCAGGGCTATTTCCCCACTAATAACACAGGGCAGACAGTAAGTGTTCAATCTGTATTGAAGGGACAAGGGAGTGGCAACTTGGTTTATGAGGAGTACTGCCAGGGCAAAGGGCCCACACAAAGCACTAGGTATCATTTAAGCCATTATTACAGGGCCCTGCACGAGCTCTCTGCCCAGGGATGAATTTTGGCCCTACGGAACTGCCCACAAGACCGTTACAAAGCCATGTGTTTAACTCCTTTGTTCCTAACAGGAAAGGGGTGCTGCAGCTGCAATTTCTGAGCAAATCACTGTTCAGACTCCACATACCTTAAGAGACGCCCAATAAATTCAGCAGCACGCATATGCCCCCTTGATGAGCTCTGAACATTTCAGAAATTCCCAACGTCACCAGACCCTCAGTGACCGCTTTTTAATATGTACGTGGATACAAATTTTATCTCCTCCGCAGATGGTCCCCCTCCCTGCAAGGGCCCCATACGACAATCCTTGGTCAAGTAAGTAATCCTGACCTACCTGTGCAATCCCCATTACTTCTGTGGCAGAGTAAAAAATTGCATAATCAGGCCATAAAATAGAGttttaggttaaaaaaacccaaatcagtCTTGTAAATCAGGAATTTAACAGTGTAGTAACGTAGGAATAAATAAAATGGCCTTGTGTTGGACATCTTGTGGAGGGACACAGTACCTGTTGTGCCTTCAGATAGTGTGCTACAAAGTGCTGTTGTAGTTTCTCATTGGCATAGTTAATACAGAGCTGTTCCAAGTTGTTTTCAGGAAAAGATTCAAAACCATAAACGTCTAACAAACCTAGAGAAATatgggaaaaatatttattttctatcaGATCTAGTGTGTTTGGGTCTACAGAGTTTACTTTCTACTCCTGAATTAAAAGGGACTAGAAACCATACCTATAAAGTTGGTCCACACAAGAGTATCTGCATAGATGCTTCCATTTATCACTAAAACCAGCCAGTCAAATAATCTGTAAATAACAGAACCCTGATTAGCTGGAAAGATTTATACTTACAAGATAAGTGTTCAGTTGATTTATGTTTTCCAGTGATTTTTTCCGACTCCTACTGTTATTGCCAATACTACAATATTTTATAGTTTCCCCACTTTATCATGGCAACTAAACCAATTTTTATGAAGTCAGAGGTAGGCCATGAATGTTTGAATAAAGTTAAGAGACCTCCTCACAACAAATGAAGAGCCCACACCCCTGCCACTAATTCACTTAATTGTGTCTAATAAATTTTGAAGAGCAGAAGACTAAAATGTGATCACAAGGTCAAGACCCTATTTTACCAGGTTTGTTCCCTTTACTGCCACCAAACTCCATGAGACTAGAGGGAGTTTAGCAGATTAGTACACATACTTAGGtattgctctgctcagcactgtaaTGACTAATTGACTTAGGAGCCTATGGCCTTTAGAAAATGGCACCTGAAAAAACCCCTGTGGACCTAAACCCTTAAGGGCTTGATTCAATTAAGGACACAAGGCCTTATTCTGCCTTACTTTACATCACATGTTGTCTCACTCAAATCAAAGGGAAGTCAGGGtgtgaaggcagaatttgatcTAGAGTTTCTTCAAGAAAcggttttctttattttaagatCACCTATACCATGTTTTTTACCTTCGACTGCAGTAGCACCAGCAatgtggccccattgtgctaggagctgcacAAATACAAGACCAATTCCTgcaaaaagcttacaatccaagGCCCTAGTCATACAATGAGGTATGTGCTAAGCCCCTTATCTATGCAGAACTTATTGTAGGATCAGGGTCTCAagaagtggggaggagagggagggagagagaatacGCACATTTGTTTCTCTAATGTTTATCAGAAGGCAGAATCACATAGGGTTGTCATGGAAGTTGATGAGAAGAAAAATTTTTCACAGCACTGACCCATGTATTCAAACTATTTTAACTTGGAGATGGATATCTAATGCTGCATCTAAACAATAACAGTGACTCGTGCAATAAGCAAACGTCCCGCTTTCAAAACATAAGTCAAATATCTACAGTGAGGAGGACTGGCTCAGGGATTCCTAAGCTTTTTCATAATATAAGccacattttaaatgcatttaaatcCGATAAGTGATTGCACAGACCacttctccttcccatttgtaATTGCATAACATCCCTGTAAGCAATTGCTGCATTTGCAAGAGAGGGGAAGAGTAGTTGTTTTTTAGTTGTCTTAATGCAATTTCACAGCTGAAACAGTAAAAGCCAGTGCTATAAAACAAGAGTTTGGAAAGTGCTGCCAtattatgcttttttaaaatgtttatatacaTGAAGCTATTATAAAGTTGAAAATGCTAAAAAATCCTCAAATGTTCAAACATGTAGAAGATAAAACTTAACTGATTAGAAATGTTCTTGAACAGAAATCACATGGCAAGCTTTCCAAGGTAGTCATGCTACATAGGAATATAGTAGAAATGACTGACCAGACCAGGATAAAACCCTGTTGGTCACGCTGACACTTTAAGCCTTGTATAGACAGTCACGGCATTGCTGATGGAACTTACTTAGCATAGATAACTTTAGCCAGGCAGTCCCTTCTTGTTTCACATTCTAATCTGGAGCATGGCTTCTTGAAAACTTGTTGCTGTTTTCCAGCAGTTATAGTTCGAATTCTTAGTGTTTCCAGCAGCTCCTCTACAGATACTTTTAGCAAGTTTGCAGTTGTCTTCACAAAACCTTGTTCAAAACAGCCAAAAATATATCATAGGAACATAACCCGTTTCTTAAAATCTAAGCACCTTCCAGAAATTTATTAAAAAGTGGCCTTTGGATAGCCCACACTGAAGCTTCCGACTTCACAGAATATGCTTTTTTACTTTTACACAACTTTACAGAATGTTGTAAGACTAGCCTCTAATTTTGAATACCCACTAATTTTACCCAAGTTGCAGGCACTCAacaatcctgttttaaaaaaaaaaaaaaaccaaaaaaccacacacctctagggctatgtctacactgcaatgaaagccCAAGTTTaaaactcaagttagcagaccctgcGTTTGTTAActtagggcttgagcatctacacttaTTTTTAGCTCcaagttaggaattgttgaaccccgAGTCCCAACTTGGAGCTCTAGCATCTGTACTGCATGATGTGGGCCCAAGTCCAATCACTCATATTCCAGACTTCCTAATGCCCACCCACAACGTGGCTGCTCTAGCTTTTTGTTCGTTGTGCAGTGTGGGAAAGCTTGACTGTCTatcaaacttgactgtccagaggacaaaggaagttggccgGTGGGATTGTGGGACACTTTTGGTGAACTCCCAGAACATGAGTCCAGTAGTGCTgaatctacactgcaaagcaatagagcTTGAATCCCAAGGGGTCTTGGGACCCTGGGTTAGcacatttgtgtgtagacaaaatGGGGTCTAGGCTTGAGCCGGAGTTTGAAACCTGGGCTTAAAATACAGTGTAGACTTATCCTCAGTGTCTAAAACTGGCCACCTGAAATTAGGTCACATCTCTTAAGATGTGCCCTTGTCTGTTTACTTTGTTATCTCACATAAGCCCCAGCATGCACTGCCCAAAGAGGTCTCTAAATCCACGAAGGGTAGTATACAAACAATTATTGGTAGGAAAATAGGAAATATATCTCGTATAGTTAGAGAACTTAACCCTGTCAAAGTAAGAGGAGTCAAGATTTGCTAGTGCAACGTATGCAGAAAATGTAAACTACTTAAGACCGTGCTAACTCAAAAAAGCAGCCGAAGTGTACTAGAAATTATTAGGCCCAAATTAAAGCCATTGGAATTTGTCAGAACTTGTGAAACAGAAATATGAAGCCTTCCTGATTAGGCCACTGTTAGTTCCATGGAAAACTGGGGCCATTTAAAATTTAGGTCAGAGATGATCTTCGGATAGAAGGAAAGCAGCTTAATACATGTTCTCCCTTGTAAAGTATCTAAGGCTGCAATTTGACAGACTTgctcagaatgaaaaggagtacttgtggcaccttagagactaacaaatttattagagcataagctttcgtgagctacagctcactctcacgaaagcttatgctccaataaatttgttagtctctaaggtgccacaagtcctccttttctttttgcgaatacagactaacacggctgctactctgaaacttgctcagAATGGAATCTCAAAATGCAATTACAGCCTGAATATTTAAGCACATAGATATACATAAAACCTCCAGTCTAGGTCTCTGCCTCCAGGGGCCATATAGTGTAAGTATACGACTAAGAACAAGGATCATGATTCTTCCAACAACTCACTCTGTGCCTTTGTGCAAATCACTCGGTTCCCCTGATCTGAAAGACAGGGATCTCTCACTGGGATGGGACAATTACATTAGTGTTTGTGCAGCATTCTGATGTTTTataaaaacagataaaaggaatAATGGAGAGGGTACAATTAACTGACAGTTCTTGTCATTCCTCTCCCCACTTTATCTCCTAATGAAAGGAAGGATACAGTATATGAGATTATGTACTTCTGACATCATTAGGTCTTTCTGGTGCCACTATCTTTCAATAGTAGTTACCCAATAGGAAACGAAACACTAAAGCTATGCATGTTTGGGGCCTCACCTTTGGCATTATCTTCTGGTTCACAAGGCTGGGATTCATCCGCTGAATCAGAGAACTGAATGTTACCAAGGTGTAGAAGTCCTGCTAATATCTGCAACATAAACAGTCACTTGAACTCTGGAGTTCAGATTCACCTATCATTTTTATAGATATCTGGGTTCCAAATACCTCAGATGATCAGCACAGCAGCTGAAACATTTTCGCAAATATGCAAACCAGAAATCATTTGAAAGAAGCTGCTTATATTTAAGCCACTAATTTAGTTCCTGATCCTGCACTATTCAAGTAAATGAAAATTCTACCATTTActtaagtgagagcagaattggaaGTTAACATTTACACTTTAGATAGTATATTCTAACCACAGGTGCTATACTAAGAACTACTGTTAGTTTAACATCTGTCTACAAAATTACATTGAACACTGTGGAACAAAGACAGTCaactgctgaaatgaagaattaGAAGCACATCCTCCCCATTGTCCTATGACCCTGCTCTGCTGCTAGCAAGGGCTCTAAATGCAGCTGAACAGATGCCAGGAGTGGGCAGGATCCTCAAAAAGATCTTGGGGAATGCCAGAGAAGAGCCATTTTCCCCACCCACAGACAGAAACGCAGAAGTTGTGGGGACTACTGCACAACAATAAAACAGGTTCCACAGTCTTGGAGACAGGGTAGGATTCCTTACCCAGGATTCTCACTCAGGCTTAGGATTTGCTGCTAACAAGTCAAACCCTGCAGTCCTTTCTAATGGGAACTTTGCCTGAGAAATCAGTAGGAGATTTGCCCGGTAAGgcaaggactgcagaatttggtACTAAGACTGATCACACACCAAACAACCAAATGCATACCAAGATCCTTAGTTTAAAAGATGAGTTTATAGATATTGCGGAGTGTTTTTATCTGACCTTAAAAATATTGTTCTGTGTGGAGCTGTCAATGCCCAAGTGAAACATTGCCTCTCTGGTCACCTCAAAGCAGTCCTCTGGAAAGCCAAACAGGtgttgttaaaaaacaaaagccacacaTAAACAAGCCACCCAACACCACTCTCATCCCTTCAAAACGGCAGCGTAGACAGGTCATcggaaattttcaaaggagcctaaggtgATGGGGCACCCCTTTGAATATACCGGCTGCAAGCAGAAGATCATCTGCTTTGCCAAACCAAAGAAACAGAAGTCATACTAATAATTATACTACTGTCACTGAGCAACTTAATATTGAACTTTTGTGGGCCCCAGAGGTTAGGTAGCAAGTTGTTGAAGCGGCCAGATATCACACGAGGTTTGTAAACTTAGCCTCAGAGAGATGCCAAGTACAAATTCTTAACAGTGCAAAGTGAAATCTGAACAGAGTCAAAGTCAGGCAGGTGGCTTTGTGAAAATGGAACATGAATTCAATGTACCAGAGCCATAAGTCTCTCTGGAGTGATTTTTCTTCCTTAAGACCATATTCCTATGGGCCATTAATATTCTACATACAACAGTTTAACCTTTCGTAACAGTCTCAGTTGTCAGCTTTAAATCTTACCTTCTTGTTCTTTCAGAATTTGGCAACCAGAAGAAATTGGCCTCTCAGGCAGGTTCCACTCCAGTCTTTCATCCTTTGTGGCACCTTTTGTGAtcttgcaacaacaacaacaaaacacaaaaaaaaaaaaaaaaaaaagagagtctaCTGAATCCTAATATTGTATGAAACATaatggatgatttaactgggacttggtcctgctttgagcagggggttggactagatgaccttctggggtcccttccaaccctgatattctatgattctataagtggCAGAGTGATGATTAGCAAACTGGGAACATACTTAATGGGATGATAACACAAGGTCCAGAAAACTGAATTAAACCATGAGTAAAAAACTGAACTGTTCTAAACAATAGGAAGTTGCAAGTAGATCTTCTGCCAGATGTACTTTAGAAATACTTAGATAAATCTAGTACAAACCTGATAAAAAATATGAAAGTTTCTTTCACACGGGGCCTGATAAGCAACTCTGGTTTTCTCCAATAGAAATGTTTGGATGGAAGCACTAGTCAGATGTTGTGATCTAGAGAAATAACAAACATGTTAGTATATGCCCTTAAAAACAGAAGTCCTATGGACAGCCTGTTGTCACACAGCATGCAAGGTGCCCCATATCTTTTAATACTGTTTTAAGCTTCTGTGTCGttactttattaaagatacaTGATAGAATTCTTAAATTGATTAGCCACGCAAGTGCAGAGTAGTCCGTTGATACAGTCTTCTGGACTGAAAAGCTATCTTGCAAGATAGATGTCCTTTCAGTGTTGACAATGTACTAGGTAAATCCAGGAAACATTAATTCATCCCAATATACCAAGGTATGTTACAAAAATCACTCCGTTCCATGTTCTGTGGAAGACTCGAGACACACGTTTGCAAGAAGAGAAAGTTGTGAAggtcaaaaaataaacaaaacaaaaaaccacaatacAGCTTGagcattttatttaataattaatacCTGTTTAATTGAAGCTGGATATATTTTCCAAAACGGCTACTGTTGTTATCCGAAGAGTACATGCATTTCCTGTGAAGTCACAGGAGTGGGGGGACACGAAGCATAATATTCTCCAATaatggggaaaacaaaaacaaacaacaaacagagACGTGTTTAGTCTCTTTAGGGACACACAATATATAGGATGATTTGCATGCTGCTTGAGTAtttcagaggtgatttttttaaaagagtaataATGGGGAATAGTGAAggtttatataaaaattaaaaacgcACAAACTTACAACAGTCATAGTTGGTTTCAGTAActcactgaattttaaaaaaaaaaaaaaaaaagctttaccaAAAGCTTCACAGAACAGGTTGGGAGTCCCCCAGCACTCTCTTCTTATCCTCTCACTGTTTCATTGCCTTTAGGAGAGGTAGATGATGCAGCAACAGTAGCATAAAATTTCATAAGACATCGGGAAGTCCAAGTCTAAAAAGAGACTCTTGACAATAAGCCTTTGTCTGCTCTCACATTATTAATTAGATGCAAGTCTGACAAGAGCTTTGGCTATTGGCAAACAACATTGTGCACCTAGTTATGCTgaggaaagtgattttttttttcaaaatgtatgaaACAAGCTTATGTGCCTTACTGGACtaggttcttttaaaaaatgaaggtaCAGCTATTCAGAAACTATAGCCAGAATTGACAGCTATAGTTCACATACAgctttgcttaagtgctttgctgagcagGGATGAACTGTTGAATCAGGGTCAGAGTTAGAAGCTGAACTCCTCAAATCTTGTGGATGTTTTGACATGTGGGGCTTATGCTAAATTGTATCAAGTCCTAGCAAAGGGCCAAACTTAGCTATCCTTAACTTGATCTCAACAGGAATTTTACTCTATCAAGAACTACAAATATGGTCCAGAGAGCAGTTTTACTGAGCATGGCCCATTTGAATTTAACCAGAGTGCATTCCCCTCCCATTTGTCTTCCCCCATACTATAATGGCTTACAGTTACCTGCTGTATGTTGGACCAATTGCATTTgtgtttctctcttccttcttcaAATTAGAGCGCTAGCTGAAATGCTTTGTACCACATTAAAGTCTCAGAACATGCTAACAATGTCAGAACAGTGGCCTGATTAAAAAGGggaggcaaaacaaaaacaaacaaaacaaaaaacaccaccatcCTATGCTTACCTTTCCAGCACCACTTTCACCACTAACAATTATAGACTGGTTTATTGGTTCAATCTGGCTTTCAACATTTCTGTAGGTCTGTTCAGCCACAGCAAAGATATGAGGTTTCAACTCCTAACAATAAAgagagtgtgtatatatatagagaggagtttgaaaaggaaaaaaacagttatGTTTAACACAAAGCAGATTCTATTACTTAATCCTCACCTGCCCAGTGAGGTAGAGAAATAGAACTGAACAGAAGAATTTGGGTccaggaaacagaagcagaaggATAAGCTATGCAACCTAAGGCCACACAACAAGGATTAGACCTCAGGAGTTTCTGACTAAGCTTCACGCTCAGGTCACTAGAACATACTGTCTCTTCCTCTAGTTGATTTAAGAATTTGAGCATAGAAATATCAATCACATCTTTTCTTCTACATAGAAATCTATGTTAGGTTCTAAATCTAAAATCTGAGACGCGCACTTAACTATACGCTACAGGAATGAACCTGGCAAATAGAAGAGCGGGAGAGGAGAAGGCAAAAATGCACAAGTTTGTAAAAGGGCCCTGACTGAATAAAGCATATAGGTTTGCTAGAAGTGGTTCTAACACAGTTGGTTTATTAGTTCAGATTTGgatgatttttcatctcttttgcttTGTAAGAAGAACAGTCACCACCATTACCTGAGGGCGAAGTGCAGTGTGGTACTCTTTCATAAGCTCAGGCAAATAGAGGTGACACATAGGTTGAAATGGATTTATGGCCACAAGACTGCAGCCAGCATATGTATAAAACACATCTACTGTGTACCTTGCTTGCAGACATTTCAGTACTGAAACAAACATACATTCTATTAGCAATTattgaaaacaaatgtattttgttttccccAGTCCTATTTGTATAAGAAAGCTTTAGGCAAATACTATCTTTTTTGCCTATTCACAGATggatttaaatctgatttttacaGAGTTTGAGAATAGTCAAATAAGAATTTCTAGCACGTCTACCATGACTAAATATTCATCTTATAGGTTCATTTCTGGTCTTAaaaacaagaatttaaaaaaatactaaatttgACTAATTAATTTCTTATGCATTCTCATTATAGGTTCCACATACACAGCCCTGGAGATTGAATCATCTACTCtcacagaaaaaaagagaaagcattGGAGAATTCTCCACATTGTGTCACCAATATGCCTCTTTCAGTCTACAAAGGAccatttttaaagttaagtgAAGACTGTAGTTTCCAAGCCTGATTtcaatccttggcttctctgcgaAGACTATTACAGTAAGAGGGCTCTACTGTTTGTGATGGTGTCTTGAGATAAGGAAATGTGTAAACTGAAACTGAACCGAGCACAAAATCCTTTTGCATAGCCATGTAAGAGCCATCCAGTAACAATAACTGCCAACCACTACCAATTCTAGGAGCATTTGAACCAGTGacataggtgaaaggttttttgtttaaatattagttCCATGTTGCTGAGAGACCGGTGTGGGTTCAAAGCAATGCTAAAGAATATTGATCAAGCCAAGTTTAAAGACTGATCTCAAGTCAACagaaatctttctattgacttcaacagactcTGGATCATGTCCACAGGTACCATTTTCATGCTAGTATTACAGGGATCAGAATAGCTGACCACAATATATtttgtatgcagtattgttgtagcagtattggtcccaagatattaaagAGGCAAGGTGGATGAGGGAATCTCTTTTAAATATAtcgaagttgatccaataaaagagattgcCTCATCCATCTTGTCACAGTATATGTTGACAGTTATTTATTATGTGAAGTGAAGCAAGCTTTCTGGAGATGTCTCTGATGGCCACAAATACTGACCTGTTGTTGTGGTTACAGGATTAACTTTGGTAAGGTCATTTAAGAGATGCAATTTATCTTCATCACTCAGAAAAGCTTTAACCTCTTCTTTGAATGAGTCATTAAGCTCATTCTGGATGGCAGGATCTCTCTTTGGGCCATTCACCTGGAAAGCACATATAAAAGATAACACCTGTAATAGACTGAACACCAGGGTGGACTTTCACCTCTTCAACTGCAGTTTAAAGTCCCTTTccagtttacaaataaaacagaTTTGATTTAAGCTCAGTCTTAGCAAGAAACAAATAATTCAGCACGTTTTTACTACTGGTCTGACCTCTCTGCCCaggaagcattaaaaaaaaaaaatttatatacaTCTCACTACCGTGGAAGTTGTGTTTCAGTCTTTAAACATGCTTTAGAAGGTGTTTATTTGATGCACAAGAGATCATGAATTAATGACAACTTTTATCGGCTGAATTCATCCCTCATGTAATTCTGACTCAAGAGGAATGACACCATGGATAAATGTGTCCCTAGATGTATAGTTCTTGATGTTAGCAACTTTGTGATTCTTTAAGAACAAATACACTTACACAGTGGTTCGTGACCAAGGGATTTTTGACTCCCCTGAACCCCATATACTCAACACAAGATCTGACTCAAGGAGATGGCCTATTAGCCTTAATGGCTGGTGCACAGATATTAGTTGTCAGAAGTACTAAAGCTAATGGAGGTTCCCCAGGCTTGCATTTTTTGGAGCCAAACGGTGCTCCACAACTATGGTTTTGCAATGTGTATATATAGTGCCATTTGGAGAGGCGAATGGAGTTATGCTAATTTGTCTGCATcaaaccagaatttggccctctacATACAACTCAAAGACTTTAATctgagcctctgggctccagTGTCCTTGAACACTGTTGGAAGGTCATTGTTTGTTAAGCATACATAATGAAAAGCATAGCCAGTACACACAGGTTTCAGgtactgggttgttttttttggacAAATGCTGATTTTGCATTTCTTCTGCAAGCATTCTTTCTCCTCCCGCCGAATTATGTAACTACTTGTTTATGCCAACAAACTGCTGAATACAGTTAGCACATACAATTTGTTAACTAACCTCAGCAGTCTTCAAATGGACAAACAACATCCTCTAGACACCACTTGCACATATGGCTGTGCAGGaataatatgcaaactagaaTTAATTATCATCAAAATTAATATATGCACTTGGGGATCTCCAATTACTTTCCAGATTGGATATAACTGGATTTAAAGTCATGCACAATTCTATAGCATACGAATAAAAATTTGCTTACCAGTAAAGTTGAATGAGAAGAGAGTAGGTCAGATGTTGACGTGAACATGGTTTTCATTATCATACCATGTATGAGCATTAAGGGACCCAGTGAGTTCACAGCTGGATATGCTGAACTACACAAAGCCAAATATGTCTTCAGATAATACTAGAGTTTGTTGTGTTGATTCCCCTTTCCCCCCTGCCCTCATCCGTTTACTGTTTAACGTTTACGGTAGATAAATGGTTGCAAACTCCATTGCAGAGCTGGCTGTAATAAGTCCTGGAAAAGGAGGCTCCTTTTTGCTGGCTGATTAGTTAGCCCAACTTCCCTGCATTCACTTTCATCTATTGATATGTATGGCTAAAAGCAAAAATATGCAAAAGTAGGATCAACTCTTTAAAAACCCAGGCAGgaggaaaaaagtgattttaacaaggttattgaaaaattaatttgaagGATGATGATTAAAAATAGTGATAGTCTATTGTAAATCCTGCAATTTCCGAGTTGGGTGGCTACATCTCTGAATGCAGGCCTACCTAAATTAATGAATTGCCAGTACTCATTTTAAGTTTTTAAGTTACACAGATTAAAACCTTAAATTTATCAAATCTAGTGGCTTGATATTACCCAGAGGTTATTGACAAATTTGTGGAGCAGCTGTATGGCaacaagggagggggaaagagggagagaatacttcaacagtctctgattGTGGATTACAATCAACTGAACCTCAGCCCAGCATTATTTTATGACAAAAAGTTTAAATTAGTGAAGACGGACAATATTGGAGCTTGATTTTACCTGTTTTGGCATATTATTCAGTTGTCTGATGCCGTGTATGGGTGAATTTGTAAAGCTCTAGAAACAGGACTCCTGGGTAGGAGAGTTGATACTGTGAAGGCCTTCAGACTGGTGGACCTTGTTCAAGTCAAAGTGGAGGTCCTAAAAGAAATCAACTTTGTTATTTCAGAAAGAGTAATGCAAACCACATAATTCTGTACTGCTTTCTTGAAGAAGAGACTCAAGCCTGAACTCTCGTACGGATGTAATGTTCTTCTCTAGAAAAGCCAGCCTCACCAGAATAAGGAGTTAGTTAACAATGGGGCTAGCTAGTTTATACACTAACAATAAAAATACTTGGTTTGCCCTCAGCCAACCACGTTTAAGCAACTTGATCTGtaaagggatttaaaaataaaacaaaaaaaactaataCTCCCAACATCTGAGCTCCACCAAGTTATACTACCAGAGAGGGGGCATAAAATATTTTCAGCCATGGGGTGGAAAGAAGCAAATTGAATGAGTTTTAAGTGTCCTAACTAGGAAACATGCAGAACCAAGAACTACTTGGCTTTAGATGCACTCCTCACTTAGATTTCAAAAGAATTAGCctgttaaataaatttgtatttaaCTGCTTAAACTTATAGAGCCTTACTTATAGAGCTATTTATTTTGGGCTCATTTAGATTCCAAGTGGCCCATTAATCCTGCCCTCCCCTTTGTTGCTttaattgggccaaattcatcactaGTGTAATTT
It includes:
- the LOC122457013 gene encoding LOW QUALITY PROTEIN: unconventional myosin-XIX-like (The sequence of the model RefSeq protein was modified relative to this genomic sequence to represent the inferred CDS: inserted 4 bases in 4 codons; substituted 2 bases at 2 genomic stop codons), whose translation is MLIHGMIMKTMFTSTSDLLSSHSTLLVNGPKRDPAIQNELNDSFKEEVKAFLSDEDKLHLLNDLTKVNPVTTTTVLKCLQARYTVDVFYTYAGCSLVAINPFQPMCHLYLPELMKEYHTALRPQELKPHIFAVAEQTYRNVESQIEPINQSIIVSGESGAGKTWTSRCLMKFYATVAASSTSPKGNEXSERIRRECWGTPNLFCEAFGNACTLRXNNSSRFGKYIQLQLNRSQHLTSASIQTFLLEKTRVAYQAPCERNFHIFYQITKGATKDERLEWNLPEXANFFWLPNSESGFPEDCFEVTREAMFHLGIDSSTQNNIFKILAGLLHLGNIQFSDSADESQPCEPEDNAKGFVKTTANLLKVSVEELLETLRIRTITAGKQQQVFKKPCSRLECETRRDCLAKVIYAKLFDWLVLVINGSIYADTLVWTNFIGLLDVYGFESFPENNLEQLCINYANEKLQQHFVAHYLKAQQEEYAAEGLEWSFINYQDNQSCLDLIEGSPVSIFSLLNEECRLNRSSNVSQFQTRIGECFVXXPVHKLGXKFSKKPNFVVFHYAGKVCYQVEGMVEKNRDPVPLELLQLLKNSQDCLLQKFFPMTEKSQNDTKTPNRAAAAVTVVSKFKGSLERLMQILHSTTPHYIRCIKPNADCKAMTFKKEEVLSQLEACGIVETISISAAGFPIRVSFQSFTERYKVLRKSRTSSTMPDENGFSLLLREKRFDSNNR